The Halomonas sp. HAL1 genome segment GCCACTCTGCTAGAGTGGAACAACATTTTGTTTGAGCCTGCTGCCAGCGTGCTCGACAACAAGCCTACCCAAGTACGTGTAGGTGCTGTGCAGTGGCAAATGCGTGAGTTCTCCTCGGTGGAAGCCGCGCTTCAGCAGATTGAGTACTTTGTTGATGCGCTGTCTGACTACCAGAGCGATTTTGCGGTATTCCCAGAACTGTTTTATGCCCCCTTGATGGGCCTTCAAGACCGCGCCGCCCAGCAGGATCAAATGGGCGCCATTCGCTTTTTGGCGGGTTTCACCGAGCGCTTTAAAGCGGAACTCTCGCGCATGGCGGTCTCCTACAACATCAATATTGTCGGTGGTTCGATGATTGAGGTCGGTGAGGATGACCGCCTCTACAACATCGCGTACCTGTTCCACCGCGACGGCAGCGTTGAGCGCCAGGCCAAGTTGCACATTACTCCTCAAGAGCGCCGCGATTGGGTCATTGAGGGTGGCGATGAGCTGCAGGTGTTCGATACCGACGCTGGGCGCGTGGGCATCCTGATCTGCTACGACGTGGAATTCCCAGAGCTTGGTCGTCTGCTGGCCGACCAGGACATGGACATCCTGTTCGTACCCTTCTGGACCGATACCAAAAACGGCTACCTGCGTGTGCGCCACTGCGCCCAGGCGCGGGCAATTGAAAACGAGTGCTACGTGGTGCTGTGTGGCAGCGTCGGCAACTTGCCCTCGATTGAAAACCTGGATATCCAGTACGCCCAATCCGCGGTGTTCTCACCTTCTGATTTCGCCTTCCCCCACGATGCGGTGCTGGCGGAAACCACGCCGAATACCGAGATGATCTTTTTCTCGGACTTGGACTTGACCCGTTTGACGGTAGTGCGTGCCGAAGGCTCAGTGACCAACTTGAAAGACCGCCGCAAGGATCTGTTTGATCTACGCTGGCGCGACTGGTCGTGGAAATCGGGTGCTAACCTGGATGAATGAAGTAAACCGTGAGAAAACTCACCAACGCCATCCATAAATACAAAACGCCGCCCAATTTGGGCGGCGTTTTGTGTTCGCGCCAGATTTCGCTAATGTCATTGCGAGCCAAGCGAAGCAATCTAGAGTTAATTGTCTCCGCGGCATAGATTGCTTCGTCGCGAGCTCCTCACAATGAAAGTTAGGGCTTCGCGCAGCTCAATCAGGCCAAACAAGATGCGCGGGTACGCGGCCTTTGGCATCAAACAGAATACCTTCATCGCGCAACTTTCGGTGCTGGCGCTCGGCGCCACCATGGTCGGCAAGCTTTAAGGATGCTGCAATCACGCGATGCCAAGGCAATTGATGGCCATCCGGCAGGTGGCGCATCGCCGAACCCACCATGCGCGGAGTAGCGCCTTCGGTCATCGCCGCAATGCGGCCGTAGGTAGTCACACGGCCCGGCGGAATTTGATCGACAATCGTGTAAATCTGTTCGAGTAATTCGGGCCGGGGCATGTGGAATTCCTTCTAACGCAAGAGGAGGCTTAAAGCCCCTCAACCAATTGATCAATCGCCTGAAAAGCTTCTTTGAGCGCAGCGTCGCGATGCTGCTCACCCATGTTCAAACCTTCAGCATAGACCACCTGGGTATCTTTAATCCCCATCAAGCCGAGCATGGCTTTGAGGTGCGGCGTTTGGCTATCCATTTCGGTCCCTGCGTACTGGCCGCCACGGGCTGCCAGAATAATCGCCCGCTTGCCTTCTACCAAGCCTTGAGGCCCGTTTTCGGTATAACGGAATGTTTCTCCAGCCCGCAGCACACGGTCAAACCATGCTTTCAACTGCGAAGGAATACCCAAGTTATACATCGGCACCGCAATCACCAGCACATCATTAGCACGCAGCTCTGCGAGCAGCGTTTCCGAATGAGCAGCCAACTCGTGTTGCTCGGCGCTGCGTTCTGCAGCCGCCACTTGCCAGGCGCCCAGCTCGTTGATATCCAGATGTGGCAGCGTGTTTTTCACCACATCACGCTGGGTGACATCGATACCGTCGCGAGCGTTAGCTTGCTCGATAAAGCGATGAGCCAGCGCATTGGATTGGCCGTTTTCCGCCAGGATAGAAGAGGTGATTACCAAGGCACGCGTCGTCATTGTAAGCTCCAAGGATCATTAGGTTGATGAATTGGAAGCTATTCTACGGCGCTTTCCGATAAGCAAAAGCGCAACGTTTTCCGACTTGTATTCGATTAAATCGAATTATGCGAGTGTGCTCTGTTTTATTCACATACTTTTCACACATTCACCGATCAAGCCAGCGGGCAGTCGCAGCCAACATGGCTCTTCATCCCATCGAGTTGCACAGCCACTGCCAGACCAACCCTGCTTCATCGCTAACGTGGCGGCGGCTTGGCCGTACCAGCCAAAAGCGCTCGTCGCTAGGCACACTAATAGTAAAGGGCGCCACTAAATCGCCACGTTGCTCCATTAAACGCCGGTGAGTAAGCGCAATGCCGCCACCTTGGCTGGCAAGTGCCAACGTCATGACCTGGTTATCGCAGGTGAGCGACCAACACTGCGCCTCTACATGGGCAGCACCCGCTTCCTGCAACCAGCCCGGCCACCCCACTCCAAACCCCACGGCGTGCAGCAGCGTGTGCCCGGCCAGATCACTCGGCGCAGCGAGCGTCTCTGCCAAGGCCTGGGAGCACACCGGCAGCAAATGCTCTTCCCCTAGCGGCTGCATTTCAACGCCGGTCCACTCCCCTTTGCCATAGCGAATCTCGATATCAGCCCCTTCAGGGCCAAAGTCATCAGGCCAGATAGCGCTGACCAAACGAATCGCCACCTGCGGGTGGGCGCGGTGGAAGGCAATCAGACGCGGCGCCAGCCACGACTGCTGAATGGCGGGCGTGGCACGCAGTGTGACCGGTTGCTCGGTTGTGCTACCAAAAACCTCCAAGGTTCCTTCGCTGATTCGGACAAAGGCGTCATGAATACTCGGCAGCCACGCTTGCCCCGCTGGGGTTAACGTTAAACTGCGGGCATGGCGCACAAACAGCTTCTGCCCGACACGGTCTTCCAGCAACCGAATGCGCTGACTGATCGCCGCCTGGGTTACTCCAAGCTCATTGCCTGCAGCGGTAAAGCTTAATGTACGCGCTGCGGATTCAAAGGCTTGCAGCCATAACAATGGCGGTAACTGACTCATGAAAAAGAGACCTATAAATAAAATGATGTCTTAGGGGTCAGATTAATCGTTTGTCACTGGCGCTGCTACTCCTCATCCTGGTTAACACTTAAGCACACCCCTAACGCACAGCCATCTGGCTCTGCCGCAAAGGGAGCGATTCGGAGTCATCATGAATAGCGCGGTACAAACGGCAACGATACCAACGACAAATAACGCTCAAGCCCCAGACATGGGCGAATTAACCCCCTACCAAACCGGCCCCGCACTCACTCAGGCAATGCTCACCCAACAAGGTGTTGCACTTGAGTGGCAAGATGGCGAGCAAACCACCCTGCCCCTGCTCTGGCTACGCGATCACTGTGCCTGCCACGCTTGCCGTCATCCGCAGACCCGTGAACGGCTTTACCTGCCGCTTGAAGCGATTTCCGAGCCGCCAACCGTGGCGCTACTGGATGGCCACCTGCATTTGAACTGGCAGGACGGTCACGTTAGTGCATTTCACAGTGGCTGGCTTTATCAGCGTCGCCCAGAGGCGAGCCTTACCTCAGCCGTCCCCAATGCCAAACCGTGGGTCGATAACTTCGCGCCTGAGCGCATAAATCATAGCGACTTCCTCACGCCCCAAGGCGAAAAAGCCTGGTTAACCGCTATGCTGCGCGATGGCCTGGCACTGATCACCGACGGCCCTTTGGTAGAAGAAGAAGTCAGCCGGCTGGCTGAGCGTATTGGCCCACTGCGCGCCACCAATTTTGGTGCCCGCTTTGATGTGCGCTCTAAGCCCAACCCCAATAACGCGGCATATACCGCGGTAGGATTGCCGCTGCATGTCGATTTGCCCAACTGGCAACAACCGCCCGATATTCAGTTGCTCTACTGCCTGCAAAACGAAGCCAGCGGTGGTGAATCGCTATTTGCCGACGGCGCCCGCGTAGTAGAAGCCCTGCGCCAACAAAACCCAGCAGCGCTCGCCATACTCAGCGAAACGCCCATCGACTTTCGCTTTCAGGATGAGAGCCACGATATTTCCATGCGAGCGCCGGTGGTCACGCTGGACAGCGCAGGTAACCTGGTCGAGATGCGCTTGAACAACTGGATTCGCGACGCACTTCATTTACCGGTAGAGCAAATGGATGCTTGGTATAGCGCCTATGCCCTATTGTGGAAGTTATTTCACAGCGAAGCGCACCAGCTGGAGTTCACCCTCCGCCCTGGGCAGATGATTGCGTTTGATAACCGCCGCGTACTGCACGGACGCCGCGAATTCGACCCCAATAGTGGCGCTCGCCATTTACAAGGCACCTATCTAGACCGCGACATGCTGGCCTCA includes the following:
- a CDS encoding bifunctional GNAT family N-acetyltransferase/carbon-nitrogen hydrolase family protein, which codes for MSLEELHLNLRNLMSDDYDQLKALMDAVYHDIGGAWPKRTIDKLIQEFPDGQIAIEDDGLLVGVALTVQVDYDEFSNPHKYDDLIGHREIILNDEDGDAMYGLDVLIHPDYRGYRLGRRLYEARKELCRSMNLRAILAGGRIPEYHQHADELTPAQYIDKVSRKEIYDPILSFQQANDFQVKRLLRKYLPEDEQSRGYATLLEWNNILFEPAASVLDNKPTQVRVGAVQWQMREFSSVEAALQQIEYFVDALSDYQSDFAVFPELFYAPLMGLQDRAAQQDQMGAIRFLAGFTERFKAELSRMAVSYNINIVGGSMIEVGEDDRLYNIAYLFHRDGSVERQAKLHITPQERRDWVIEGGDELQVFDTDAGRVGILICYDVEFPELGRLLADQDMDILFVPFWTDTKNGYLRVRHCAQARAIENECYVVLCGSVGNLPSIENLDIQYAQSAVFSPSDFAFPHDAVLAETTPNTEMIFFSDLDLTRLTVVRAEGSVTNLKDRRKDLFDLRWRDWSWKSGANLDE
- a CDS encoding MGMT family protein; protein product: MPRPELLEQIYTIVDQIPPGRVTTYGRIAAMTEGATPRMVGSAMRHLPDGHQLPWHRVIAASLKLADHGGAERQHRKLRDEGILFDAKGRVPAHLVWPD
- a CDS encoding FMN-dependent NADH-azoreductase translates to MTTRALVITSSILAENGQSNALAHRFIEQANARDGIDVTQRDVVKNTLPHLDINELGAWQVAAAERSAEQHELAAHSETLLAELRANDVLVIAVPMYNLGIPSQLKAWFDRVLRAGETFRYTENGPQGLVEGKRAIILAARGGQYAGTEMDSQTPHLKAMLGLMGIKDTQVVYAEGLNMGEQHRDAALKEAFQAIDQLVEGL
- a CDS encoding LysR substrate-binding domain-containing protein; amino-acid sequence: MSQLPPLLWLQAFESAARTLSFTAAGNELGVTQAAISQRIRLLEDRVGQKLFVRHARSLTLTPAGQAWLPSIHDAFVRISEGTLEVFGSTTEQPVTLRATPAIQQSWLAPRLIAFHRAHPQVAIRLVSAIWPDDFGPEGADIEIRYGKGEWTGVEMQPLGEEHLLPVCSQALAETLAAPSDLAGHTLLHAVGFGVGWPGWLQEAGAAHVEAQCWSLTCDNQVMTLALASQGGGIALTHRRLMEQRGDLVAPFTISVPSDERFWLVRPSRRHVSDEAGLVWQWLCNSMG
- a CDS encoding TauD/TfdA family dioxygenase, giving the protein MNSAVQTATIPTTNNAQAPDMGELTPYQTGPALTQAMLTQQGVALEWQDGEQTTLPLLWLRDHCACHACRHPQTRERLYLPLEAISEPPTVALLDGHLHLNWQDGHVSAFHSGWLYQRRPEASLTSAVPNAKPWVDNFAPERINHSDFLTPQGEKAWLTAMLRDGLALITDGPLVEEEVSRLAERIGPLRATNFGARFDVRSKPNPNNAAYTAVGLPLHVDLPNWQQPPDIQLLYCLQNEASGGESLFADGARVVEALRQQNPAALAILSETPIDFRFQDESHDISMRAPVVTLDSAGNLVEMRLNNWIRDALHLPVEQMDAWYSAYALLWKLFHSEAHQLEFTLRPGQMIAFDNRRVLHGRREFDPNSGARHLQGTYLDRDMLASRLRVLARNV